A portion of the Toxotes jaculatrix isolate fToxJac2 chromosome 16, fToxJac2.pri, whole genome shotgun sequence genome contains these proteins:
- the casp17 gene encoding caspase-7, which translates to MDHKGQSNRAVLVSVAQFDHGVQLGRRPGAERDAKRLHRILSKLGFKVDIHSDLSSEEIYQLFQKESRRPVKDCFLAVLSSHGEEGCVFGADGKPVQLSRIFACFHNESMEKKTKLFLIQACRGNGLDGGVEVDSAADTTVGSFSLHHSLPVDAAVMYATAPGYGAFMHPLGSVFLQTFCTLLEKKGNRDLELTRLMTRLSHSVAYTFQAKGRQLAGKKEMPCFVTRLTREVFPFAEPGKDSGASGLSATSLLGPEHVRTRTPSIS; encoded by the exons ATGGATCACAAAGGGCAGAGTAACAGAGCCGTGCTGGTGTCGGTGGCACAGTTTGACCACGGGGTGCAGCTGGGGAGGAGGCCTGGAGCTGAGAGGGACGCCAAGAGACTCCACCGCATCCTCAGCAAACTGGGCTTCAAGGTGGACATCCACAGTGACCTGAGCAGTGAGGAGATCTACCAGCTGTTTCAGAAAG agagccGGAGGCCTGTGAAGGATTGTTTCCTGGCCGTCTTGTCGTCTCACGGGGAGGAGGGCTGCGTGTTCGGAGCTGACGGGAAACCCGTCCAACTGTCTCGCATCTTCGCATGTTTCCACAATGAGTCTATGGAGAAAAAGACCAAACTCTTCCTCATACAG GCCTGTCGGGGAAACGGTCTGGATGGCGGCGTGGAGGTGGATTCAGCAGCTGATACCACAGTGGGCAGCTTCTCACTGCATCACTCACTTCCTGTAGATGCAGCTGTAATGTACGCCACGGCACCAG GTTACGGAGCTTTCATGCACCCACTGGGATCAGTCTTCCTCCAGACTTTCTGCACTTTGTTAGAGAAGAAAGGCAACCGTGACCTGGAGCTGACCCGTCTGATGACCCGCCTGTCCCACAGTGTGGCCTACACCTTCCAGGCCAAAGGTCGCCAACTGGCTGGGAAGAAGGAAATGCCGTGCTTCGTGACACGACTGACCAGGGAAGTGTTCCCGTTCGCTGAGCCGGGGAAAGACAGCGGGGCCTCGGGGCTCTCCGCCACGTCCCTGCTCGGCCCTGAACACGTCAGAACACGGACTCCTTCCATCAGTTAG
- the dusp11 gene encoding RNA/RNP complex-1-interacting phosphatase has product MSRHSKKKNGVPDRWLDYKAVGKRLDGTRFIAFKVPLKQSLNQQLACSDVFGPWELLDALSKDGQELGLIIDLTFTTRYYKVQDVPESLLFVKIFTAGHEVPSDATILSFKRAVRSFLRDNADNDKLIGVHCTHGLNRTGYLICRYLIDVDGMDPKEAVELFNSSRGHAIERQNYLEDLQRGPKRSNEGMDDSEQEPTRGCAVHRPRYASLDSGSREERPHVSDTWSHRSFPPPGIKQHGHHHRPHGGLLPLPPFLPPPPFLPLMGAPPHPYQWTPPHPDSQWWRPPCSEDSRSRYSPHEPVSSPAPRLQEDRGRGLLPPPLPQYSPRWTNEPNSYDGSEGGWAGPKMRHHHRHGMNRYNPC; this is encoded by the exons ATGTCCCGACACAGTAAGAAGAAAAACGGCGTCCCGGACCG GTGGCTGGATTATAAAGCTGTTGGGAAAAGACTCGACGGGACACGATTCATCGCCTTCAAAGTTCCCCTGaaacag TCTTTGAACCAGCAGCTTGCGTGTTCGGACGTCTTCGGGCCGTGGGAGCTGCTGGACGCTTTGAGCAAAGATGGTCAGGAACTGGGTTTGATCATTGACTTGACCTTCACCACACGTTACTACAAAGTGCAG gacGTTCCAGAGTCGCTGCTGTTTGTGAAGATCTTCACAGCTGGTCACGAGGTCCCCAGCGACGCTACAATCCTGAGCTTCAAACGAGCTGTACGCAGCTTCCTACGAGACAACGCAGACAATG ACAAGCTGATCGGAGTCCACTGCACCCACGGTCTGAACCGCACCGGTTATCTGATCTGCAG GTATCTGATCGATGTGGATGGGATGGATCCTAAAGAGGCCGTAGAGT TGTTCAACTCGTCCCGGGGCCACGCCATCGAGAGACAGAACTATCTGGAAGACCTGCAGCGTGGACCAAAGAGGAG TAATGAAGGGATGGACGACTCGGAGCAGGAGCCGACGAGAGGCTGTGCCGTGCATCGGCCACGTTACGCTTCACTGGACtctggcagcagagaggagagaccaCACGTCAGTGACACCTGGAGCCACAG atcTTTCCCTCCCCCAGGAATAAAACAGCATGGACATCATCACCGTCCCCACGGCGGCCTTCTCCCCCTTccacccttcctccctccacctccttttCTTCCATTAATGGGAGCCCCTCCCCACCCGTATCAATGGACGCCCCCCCATCCTGACAGTCAGTGGTGGAGACCCCCCTGCTCAGAGGACAGCAGGTCCAGATACTCCCCACACGAGCCAGTGAGTAGTCCAGCCCCCCGTctgcaggaggacagaggaagaggacttctgcctccccccctcccccagtaCTCCCCACGCTGGACCAATGAGCCCAACAGCTATGATGGATCTGAGGGGGGGTGGGCCGGTCCCAAAATGAGACACCACCACAGACACGGAATGAACAGATATAACCCCTGTTAG